GCTCCGTCGGGCGTGGCCGATTCAGGGGAAAGCGCCGGCAGAGCCGGCGCCGTCGACTGGCGCGTCACCAACGATCAGGCGATCAGGCGCGCTTGAAGACCAGCGTGCCGTTCGTGCCGCCGAACCCGAACGAGTTCTTCAGCGCGACGTCGATCTTCATCTCCCGCGCGGTATTGGCGCAGTAGTCCAGGTCGCACGCCGGATCCTGATTGAAGATGTTGATCGTCGGCGGCGACACCTGATGATGCACGGCCAGCACGGTGAACACCGACTCCAGACCGCCGGCGCCGCCCAGCAGGTGACCCGTCATCGACTTGGTCGAGTTCACGACCATGTCTTTGGCATGGTCGCCGAAAGCGCGCTTGATGCCGGTGGTTTCAGCCAGGTCGCCGAGCGGCGTGGACGTGCCGTGCGCGTTCAGGTAATTCACCTGATCCGTGTTGATGCCCGCGTTCTTCAGCGCGGCCAGCATGCAGCGGCGAGCGCCGTCGCCGTCTTCCAGCGGCGCGGTCATGTGATAGGCGTCGCCGCTCATCCCATAGCCGCTGACTTCGGCGTAAATCTTCGCGCCGCGTGCCTTCGCGTGTTCGTACTCTTCGAGCACCATCACGCCGGCACCCTCGCCCAGCACGAAACCGTCGCGATCCTTGTCCCACGGACGGCTCGCGGTTGCCGGATCGTCATTGCGTTGCGACAGCGCGCGCGCCGCCGCAAAGCCGCCGATACCGAGCGGCGACACGGTCGATTCCGCACCGCCCGCGATCATCACGTCGGCG
The nucleotide sequence above comes from Paraburkholderia aromaticivorans. Encoded proteins:
- the fabF gene encoding beta-ketoacyl-ACP synthase II, giving the protein MSRRRVVVTGLGLISPVGNNVADGWANLVAGKSGIANITKFDASNFSTRFAGEVKGFNIEDYIPGKEARHMDTFIHYGVAAGIQAMQDSGLEVTDENSERIGVVVGSGIGGLPMIEVTQTELLNRGPRRISPFFVPASIINMISGHLSIKFGIKGPNLAIVTACTTGLHCIGEASRLIEYGDADVMIAGGAESTVSPLGIGGFAAARALSQRNDDPATASRPWDKDRDGFVLGEGAGVMVLEEYEHAKARGAKIYAEVSGYGMSGDAYHMTAPLEDGDGARRCMLAALKNAGINTDQVNYLNAHGTSTPLGDLAETTGIKRAFGDHAKDMVVNSTKSMTGHLLGGAGGLESVFTVLAVHHQVSPPTINIFNQDPACDLDYCANTAREMKIDVALKNSFGFGGTNGTLVFKRA